From the Quercus lobata isolate SW786 chromosome 6, ValleyOak3.0 Primary Assembly, whole genome shotgun sequence genome, one window contains:
- the LOC115994959 gene encoding phospholipase D delta isoform X1 has translation MEDSVSGSVSDNDKQKQITLHGDLDLKIVEAENLPNMDIVAQHVRGCFAVCDCNSVETSQPSDESDGRDGSQQHHRKKIIITSDPYVTVSVPQATVARTRVIKNSANPLWNERFYIPLAHPVINLKFQVKDNDIFGAELIGTVEIPATRIATGEHISSWFPILGPNKKPPKKNARIRLELKFTPFGKNPRYKHGIASDPEHEGVIHTYFPLRKGCSVKLYQDAHVPDESSLPKIELDGGKVYRREKCWEDICYAISEAHHMVYIVGWSVYHKIRLVREPTRRLPRGGDLTLGEMLKYKSEEGVRVLLMIWDDKTSHDKFGIIKTPGMMLTHDEEVKKFFKHSSVTCVLAPRYGSSKLGYFKQQVVGGLFTHHQKCVLVDTQASGNYRKITAFLGGIDLCDGRYDTPEHRLFRDLNTVFENDYHNPTFAAGTKAPRQPWHDLHCRVEGPAAYDVLINFEQRWRKATKWKEFGLRFKRATTHWSDDALIKIERISWILSPDLSVSPKKKVSLDPSTKKDKSTVIPEDDPKLWVSDEDDPESWHVQIFRSIDSGSVKGFPKTAELAEKQNLICAKNLVIDKSIQTGYIQAIRSAQHFIYIENQYFLGSSYAWPSYEYAGADNLIPMELALKIASKIRAKERFAVYIILPMWPEGNPASGAMQEILFWQGQTMQMMYDIVARELKDTQLGDSHPLHYLNFYCLGNREDIPEERLDDNADKVSDAQKFKRFMIYVHAKGMIVDDEYVIVGSANINQRSMAGTKDTEIAMGAYQPHHSWASRKKHPCGQVYGYRMSLWAEHLGMLDTCFKEPESMECVKMVNEIAKDNWKRYTDANFMLLQGHLLKYPVQVDEHGVVSALPGQENFPDVGGKVQGAHSVSLPDTLTT, from the exons ATGGAAGATTCAGTTTCCGGGTCCGTTTCAGACAACGACAAGCAGAAGCAAATCACTCTCCACGGCGACCTCGACCTGAAAATCGTCGAAGCCGAAAACTTACCCAACATGGACATCGTGGCACAACATGTCCGCGGTTGCTTCGCAGTCTGTGATTGTAACTCTGTCGAAACAAGTCAGCCTTCCGACGAATCCGACGGCCGTGATGGCTCGCAACAACACCACCGCAAAAAGATCATCATCACCAGCGACCCGTACGTCACCGTTTCGGTCCCCCAAGCCACCGTGGCACGCACGCGCGTGATTAAAAACTCGGCCAATCCTCTATGGAACGAACGGTTCTACATCCCACTGGCACACCCcgtaattaatttgaaattccAGGTCAAAGATAACGACATCTTCGGCGCCGAGCTAATCGGCACAGTCGAAATCCCGGCCACAAGAATCGCCACCGGCGAACACATCTCCAGCTGGTTCCCAATCCTCGGGCCGAATAAAAAACCGCCGAAAAAGAACGCGAGGATCCGCCTCGAGCTCAAATTCACGCCGTTCGGAAAAAATCCAAGGTACAAGCACGGCATTGCGTCAGATCCAGAACACGAGGGCGTGATTCACACGTACTTCCCGTTGAGAAAAGGATGCTCCGTGAAGTTGTACCAAGACGCGCACGTGCCAGACGAGTCGTCGCTGCCGAAGATTGAACTGGACGGAGGCAAGGTTTACAGGCGCGAGAAGTGTTGGGAGGACATTTGCTATGCGATCTCAGAGGCTCACCATATGGTTTACATCGTTGGATGGTCGGTTTATCACAAGATCAGGCTCGTAAGAGAGCCGACTCGGCGATTGCCACGAGGCGGAGATTTGACGCTCGGTGAAATGCTCAAGTACAAGTCTGAAGAGGGAGTTAGGGTTTTGTTGATGATTTGGGATGATAAGACTTCGCACGATAAGTTCGGCATCATCAAAACG CCTGGAATGATGCTAACGCACGACGAAGAGGTCAAGAAGTTTTTCAAGCATTCATCAGTCACTTGTGTGTTGGCACCTCGCTATGGTAGCAGTAAGCTGGGCTATTTCAAGCAACAG GTTGTTGGAGGTCTTTTCACACACCATCAAAAATGTGTTCTTGTGGACACACAGGCATCTGGTAATTATCGTAAGATAACTGCATTTTTAGGAGGGATTGATCTTTGTGATGGTCGATATGATACACCTGAGCATCGACTATTTCGTGATCTTAATACTGTATTTGAAAATGATTATCACAACCCTACATTTGCG GCTGGAACCAAGGCTCCAAGGCAACCATGGCATGATTTACACTGCAGAGTTGAGGGGCCTGCTGCATATGATGTTCTTATAAACTTTGAGCAGCGTTGGAGAAAAGCAACAAAATGGAAGGAGTTTGGACTACGATTCAAAAGGGCTACTACCCATTGGAGTGATGAtgctttaataaaaatagaacgCATCTCTTGGATACTAAGTCCTGACCTAtctgtttctccaaaaaaaaaagtaagtctTGACCCGTCTACTAAAAAGGATAAGTCCACAGTTATTCCAGAAGATGATCCCAAGTTATGGGTTTCCGATGAAGATGATCCTGAAAGTTGGCATGTTCAG ATTTTTAGGTCCATTGACTCGGGATCAGTGAAAGGCTTTCCCAAAACTGCTGAACTTGCTGAGAAACAG AACCTTATTTGTGCGAAAAATTTGGTTATAGATAAAAGCATTCAAACAGGATACATCCAGGCAATCAGATCTGCTCAACATttcatatatattgaaaatcaGTATTTTCTTGGATCATCATATGCATGGCCATCATATGAATATGCAG GAGCTGATAATCTAATCCCGATGGAATTGGCATTAAAGATAGCTAGTAAAATTAGAGCAAAGGAGAGATTTGCAGTGTATATTATCTTACCAATGTGGCCTGAGGGTAATCCAGCTTCTGGAGCTATGCAAGAAATTCTCTTTTGGCAG GGCCAAACAATGCAAATGATGTATGATATAGTTGCACGGGAACTGAAAGATACGCAGCTTGGGGATTCACATCCTCTACATTACCTCAATTTCTATTGCCTTGGTAACCGGGAAGATATTCCTGAGGAACGTTTAGATGATAATGCTGATAAG GTCTCAGATGCACAGAAGTTCAAGCGGTTTATGATTTATGTTCATGCCAAGGGAATGATAGTAGATGATGAGTATGTAATAGTGGGATCTGCCAATATCAACCAGAGATCCATGGCTGGTACAAAGGACACGGAGATAGCTATGGGTGCATATCAGCCCCATCACTCATGGGCATCAAGGAAGAAACATCCATGTGGTCAG GTGTATGGATACAGAATGTCACTGTGGGCTGAGCATCTTGGGATGCTGGATACATGCTTCAAGGAGCCAGAGAGTATGGAGTGTGTGAAGATGGTGAATGAGATTGCTAAAGATAACTGGAAGAGGTATACAGATGCGAATTTTATGCTATTGCAGGGCCACCTTCTTAAGTATCCTGTGCAGGTAGATGAGCATGGGGTGGTCAGCGCGCTGCCTGGACAAGAGAATTTCCCAGATGTAGGTGGAAAAGTGCAGGGAGCTCATTCGGTCAGCCTTCCTGATACTCTAACAACATAA